The Pogona vitticeps strain Pit_001003342236 chromosome 6, PviZW2.1, whole genome shotgun sequence genome contains a region encoding:
- the LOC110091536 gene encoding olfactory receptor 1f45-like, which yields MEKTALTDVRYLPIENQTTITEFMLLGLSSDPQVQVLLFFLFLIIYVTTFIGNSVIIFVVKTEMRLHTPMFFFLSHLAFVDICYSSVTVPKMLETLVAKRKSISLAGCITQILSFMYFGCADIFLLSAMAYDRYVAICDPLRYSILMTKPMCWKLVGGAWVTGFIDVMLNGLPLIDLKFCRHNLLSHYTCELSALLRLSCTETSINYRLIIASCFLFGFTSFIPTFISYFYIISSILKIQSTKGRSKAFSTCSSHLIVVCLFYLSVFSTYLQPYSKSFTDLNKVSSIQYLVLSPLLNPIIYSLKNQDLKSLLLKKFGKQC from the coding sequence CTCTTACAGATGTTCGTTACCTGCCCATAGAAAATCAAACCACGATCACAGAATTTATGCTTTTGGGACTTTCAAGTGATCCACAAGTGCaggttcttctcttctttctgttcttaatAATATATGTCACAACATTCATTGGAAACTCTGTCATCATTTTCGTAGTCAAGACTGAGATGAGACTTCACACCCCCATGTTCTTCTTTCTCAGTCATCTCGCCTTCGTTGACATTTGCTATTCCTCCGTCACTGTCCCAAAGATGCTGGAAACCCTTGTAGCCAAGAGGAAATCCATTTCCCTGGCGGGATGCATTACACAGattttatcctttatgtattttgGTTGTGCTGATATTTTTCTGCTTTCAGCCATGGCATATGACAGATATGTTGCTATCTGTGACCCACTCCGTTATTCAATATTAATGACAAAGCCAATGTGCTGGAAACTGGTGGGTGGAGCCTGGGTCACTGGCTTTATTGATGTGATGCTCAACGGGTTGCCTTTAATAGATCTGAAGTTTTGTAGACACAATTTACTGAGTCATTACACTTGTGAGCTCTCTGCACTTTTGAGATTGTCTTGTACCGAAACCTCCATCAATTATAGGCTGATAATTGCCTCTTGTTTTCTCTTCGGTTTCACCTCCTTCATCCCCACTTTCATCTCTTACTTTTATATCATTTCCTCCATCCTCAAGATTCAGTCCACAAAAGGCAGGAGTAAAGCCTTCTCTACCTGTAGCTCTCATCTCATTGTGGTTTGCCTCTTTTATCTATCAGTTTTCTCCACATACTTGCAGCCGTATTCTAAGTCGTTCACAGACCTCAACAAAGTGAGCTCTATCCAATATTTAGTTTTAAGTCCTTTGCTAAACCCTATCATATATAGTTTAAAAAACCAAGATTTGAAAAGTCTTCttttgaaaaagtttgggaaacaaTGTTAA